The following coding sequences lie in one Pseudomonas syringae CC1557 genomic window:
- a CDS encoding DUF1289 domain-containing protein: MAKDIENPCISVCQLSGDLCVSCGRTKEDIRKWKRMKRPEKMAAVQRAGQRMKSLQKKSP; encoded by the coding sequence ATGGCCAAGGATATCGAAAACCCGTGCATTTCCGTGTGCCAGCTCAGTGGCGACCTGTGCGTCAGTTGCGGGCGCACCAAGGAGGACATTCGCAAATGGAAGCGCATGAAACGCCCGGAGAAGATGGCCGCCGTGCAACGTGCCGGGCAGCGTATGAAAAGCCTGCAAAAAAAGAGTCCTTGA